A part of Bufo bufo chromosome 7, aBufBuf1.1, whole genome shotgun sequence genomic DNA contains:
- the ITGB5 gene encoding integrin beta-5 → MSGSRLLLGALLLCCAAQTPAGVNVCSSRSVSACPDCLLLHPRCAWCSQENFGASRTVTSRCDFLDNLMDKGCAPDFIEGPKSKAAVTRSLPLSSKGSGSSQSDIIQVTPQSLSLSLRPGAAASFKIHVRQVEDYPVDLYYLMDLSLSMKDDLDTIRNLGTRLAAEMAKLTSNFRLGFGTFVDKNVSPFSYTAPKYQSNPCTGYKPFPSCIPSFGFRHVLSLTDKVSNFNAEVQNQQVSRNRDAPEGAFDAVLQAAVCKDRVGWRTEASHLLVITTDDVPHVALDGKLAGLVQPHDGQCHLDTDNEYSAAGQLDYPSLALVGEKLSENNIHLIFAVPKTHYLLYKNLTSLIPGTTVEILEPSSKNILQLIVNAYNNIRSKVELTVSETPDDLGLSFSATCQDGVSYPGLKKCGELRIGDTVSFEVSAEARSCPPSGTMDTFTIKPVGFRDVLEVTVTYNCSCGCSQHVESSSGKCSSNGTYSCGMCDCEAGFLGARCECGEEDDSSDQSLSTCRESEAHTVCNGRGRCLCGLCSCYESEFGRISGSYCQCDDFSCARFKGVLCSGHGECDCGECKCHAGYVGDNCNCTTETESCVSSDGRMCSGKGACVCGRCQCIEPGAFGETCEKCPTCPDACGTKRDCIECRLYQTGRLADNRTCQKLCKDDILLVETLDAENSEAVLCVYKTENECVMRFTYSEDPSGRSVLTALKEPECGSPPDALMVLLAVVGSILLVGLVLLAVWKLLVTIHDRREFARFQSERSRAKYEMASNPLYQQPISTYNIDEMYSMVAKSYNGTSNGFQPVGDVD, encoded by the exons ATGAGCGGGAGCCGCCTGCTGCTCGGGGCCCTGCTGCTGTGCTGCGCCGCACAGACCCCCGCGG GTGTGAACGTGTGCAGCAGCCGCAGCGTCTCCGCCTGTCCGGACTGTCTGCTCCTGCACCCGCGGTGCGCCTGGTGCTCCCAGGAG AACTTTGGGGCGTCTCGCACGGTGACGTCGCGCTGCGATTTCCTGGACAATCTGATGGATAAAGGCTGCGCTCCGGATTTTATCGAGGGCCCCAAGAGTAAAGCCGCTGTGACCAGGAGCCTCCCGCTCAGCAGCAAGGGGTCCGGGTCGTCCCAGTCGGACATCATCCAGGTGACGCCGCAGAGTCTCTCGCTGTCTCTCCGGCCAG GTGCGGCAGCCTCCTTTAAGATTCATGTGCGGCAGGTGGAGGACTACCCGGTGGACCTCTACTACCTGATGGACTTGTCTCTGTCAATGAAGGACGATCTGGACACCATTCGGAATTTGGGGACGCGATTGGCCGCAGAGATGGCAAAACTCACCAGCAACTTCCGCCTGGGGTTCGGCACATTCGTGGATAAGAACGTCTCCCCGTTCTCGTACACCGCCCCGAAATATCAGAGCAACCCCTGCACCGG GTATAAGCCCTTCCCAAGCTGCATCCCGTCCTTCGGCTTCCGCCATGTTCTCTCCCTCACGGATAAGGTCAGCAACTTCAACGCGGAGGTGCAGAACCAGCAAGTGTCACGGAACCGGGACGCCCCAGAGGGAGCATTCGATGCCGTTCTGCAAGCTGCTGTCTGCAAG GATCGGGTCGGCTGGAGGACGGAGGCTTCGCACCTGCTGGTGATCACTACAGATGACGTCCCGCATGTTGCACTGGATGGTAAGCTGGCCGGACTGGTGCAGCCACATGATGGGCAGTGCCACCTCGACACGGACAACGAGTACAGCGCCGCTGGTCAGCTG GATTATCCGTCGCTGGCGCTTGTCGGGGAGAAGCTGTCGGAGAACAACATTCATCTAATATTCGCAGTGCCGAAAACACATTATTTATTGTATAAG AATCTCACGTCTCTGATCCCGGGGACAACGGTGGAGATCCTGGAGCCGAGCTCCAAGAACATCCTGCAGCTCATCGTCAACGCGTACAAC AACATTCGATCCAAGGTCGAGCTGACCGTATCCGAGACCCCCGATGACCTCGGTCTCAGTTTCTCAGCCACGTGCCAGGACGGAGTGTCGTATCCCGGGCTCAAGAAGTGTGGAGAGCTGAGGATCGGTGACACG GTGTCATTTGAGGTTTCGGCAGAGGCGCGCTCCTGCCCCCCATCGGGCACCATGGACACCTTCACCATAAAGCCGGTGGGGTTTCGGGACGTCCTGGAGGTGACGGTGACGTATAATTGCAGCTGCGGTTGCTCGCAGCACGTGGAGAGCAGCAGCGGGAAATGCAGCAGTAACGGCACCTACAGTTGCGGCATGTGCGACTGTGAGGCCGGCTTCCTGGGAGCGCGCTGCGAGTGCGGGGAGGAGGACGACAGCAGCGACCAGTCCCTGAGCACCTGCCGGGAGTCGGAGGCCCACACGGTGTGTAACGGGCGGGGGCGGTGCCTCTGCGGCCTGTGCTCCTGCTATGAGAGCGAGTTTGGGCGCATCAGCGGCTCCTACTGCCAGTGCGACGACTTCTCGTGTGCCAGGTTCAAGGGCGTCCTGTGCTCAG GGCACGGTGAGTGTGACTGCGGGGAGTGTAAATGCCACGCCGGTTACGTTGGTGATAACTGTAACTGCACCACGGAGACGGAGAGCTGCGTGTCCAGCGACGGGCGCATGTGCAGCGGGAAAGGGGCCTGCGTGTGTGGCCGCTGCCAGTGTATTGAGCCCGGAGCCTTCGGGGAGACCTGTGAGAAGTGCCCCACCTGCCCCGACGCCTGCGGAACGAAAAG GGACTGCATCGAGTGTCGCCTCTACCAGACCGGACGCCTCGCCGACAACCGCACCTGCCAGAAGCTGTGCAAGGACGACATCCTCCTGGTGGAGACGCTCG ATGCCGAGAATTCTGAGGCCGTTCTGTGCGTCTACAAGACGGAGAATGAATGTGTGATGAGGTTCACGTACTCCGAGGACCCGAGCGGGAGATCCGTCCTGACCGCGCTGAAGGAGCCGG AGTGCGGCAGCCCCCCGGATGCCCTGATGGTGCTGCTGGCGGTGGTGGGCAGCATATTGCTGGTTGGCCTCGTTCTCCTGGCGGTCTGGAAACTGCTGGTGACTATCCACGATCGCCGCGAGTTTGCACGGTTTCAGAGTGAGCGGTCCAGAGCCAAGTATGAAATG GCGTCCAACCCGCTGTACCAGCAGCCGATCTCCACCTACAACATAGACGAGATGTACAGCATGGTGGCGAAATCCTACAATGGGACGTCCAACGGATTCCAACCTGTGGGTGATGTGGACTGA
- the UMPS gene encoding LOW QUALITY PROTEIN: uridine 5'-monophosphate synthase (The sequence of the model RefSeq protein was modified relative to this genomic sequence to represent the inferred CDS: inserted 6 bases in 5 codons; substituted 3 bases at 3 genomic stop codons) yields MPPLSRRGRWVTMFSYCNEGSRCRRHLFGVWSVADAELWRPLVFVLEAGSAAHVGKMELLAAELHRVQALKSRLYRTARHAGAQYHTVCGVPYTALPLTTIIXSTQQLPMLIRRKEAKDYGTKRLVEGAITPGTPXSLRTAEGLQVTDAIVLVDREQGGXEAGGERHHAICTLSQRMDVLQQLETVENVRRFIAGXAHPSGPPQRPQLLHPRRPPTHPMAQRLLCLMEKQQSNLCVPADFTELLRLAEELGPSICMLKSHVDIPSDYAXRRLRALKFADIGNTVTXGXGPHPSRSLGGTVTQLLIFSVGGVFRISSWADVVNVHAXLGPRVVQGLQEAREELGRGCLVIAEMSSKGSLATGERTKAAGSSLLVAEEHPTFVFGFIAGGEVSERPWFLHLMPGGECYHRTPHIIQKPGASWPLLPTPQVTRSDYRW; encoded by the exons ATGCCGCCGCTGTCCCGCAGGGGGCGCTGGGTCACTATGTTCTCCTACTGTAATGAGGGATCACGCTGTCGCCGCCATCTTTTTGGAGTCTGGAGTGTAGCGGATGCCGAGCtctggcgccccctggtgtttgtGCTGGAGGCCGGAAGTGCAGCGCACGTGGGGAAGATGGAGCTGCTGGCGGCGGAGCTTCACCGGGTGCAGGCGCTGAAGA GTCGCCTCTACCGGACGGCTCGGCATGCGGGGGCGCAGTATCACACGGTCTGCGGCGTTCCGTACACCGCCCTCCCCCTCACCACCATCA TGTCAACTCAACAGTTACCGATGCTGATCCGCAGGAAAGAGGCCAAAGATTACG GAACCAAGCGTCTGGTGGAGGGCGCCATCACCCCGGGGACAC GATCATTGAGGACAGCGGAGGGGCTGCAGGTGACGGACGCCATTGTGCTGGTGGACAGAGAGCAGGGCGG AGAAGCTGGCGGAGAGCGGCATCACGCCATCTGCACCCTCAGCCAGCGCATGGACGTCCTGCAGCAGCTGGAGACGGTGGAGAACGTCAGGAGGTTTATAGCAGGGTGAGCGCACCCGTCCGGGCCCCCGCAGCGCCCTCAGCTACTCCACCCGCGCCGCCCTCCCACTCACCCCATGGCACAGCGGCTGCTCTGCCTGATGGAGAAGCAGCAGAGTAACCTGTGCGTGCCAGCCGACTTCACGGAGCTGCTCCGGCTGGCCGAGGAGCTGGGACCCTCCATCTGTATGCTGAAGTCCCACGTGGACATCCCGAGTGACTACG CCCGACGTCTCCGGGCGCTCAAGTTTGCAGACATTGGGAACACGGTGACGTGAGGGTGAGGACCCCATCCTTCTCGGTCTCTGGGGGGCACGGTGACCCAACTTTTGATCTTTTCTGTAGGTGGCGTTTTCAGAATCTCTTCTTGGGCCGATGTGGTGAATGTCCATG CGCTGGGCCCCCGGGTGGTCCAAGGTCTGCAGGAGGCGAGGGAGGAGTTGGGCAGGGGCTGCCTCGTGATCGCTGAGATGAGTTCCAAGGGGTCACTGGCTACTGGAGAGCGCACCAAGGCGGCTGGGAGTAGTCTGCTG GTGGCGGAGGAGCACCCCACCTTTGTGTTCGGCTTTATCGCTGGAGGTGAAGTGAGTGAGCGGCCATGGTTTCTGCACCTGATGCCGGGAGGTGAGTGCTATCACAGGACACCTCACATCATACAGAAACCAGGCGCCTCATGGCCGCTCCTGCCCACACCACAGGTGACCAGATCCGACTACAGGTGGTAG